In Humulus lupulus chromosome 6, drHumLupu1.1, whole genome shotgun sequence, a single genomic region encodes these proteins:
- the LOC133785195 gene encoding uncharacterized protein LOC133785195: MKQRANRRRSSVRPSHVADGPVSPPTEVTAPSPVVASMPSAVATSPGRVVSPALDPSLAMDIVPIPPTVPESSPSPPSSSLPEVVTASVPPVSPSVNVLHARLPCSVGKSSSPDSVSSPKRVTHSSVVSVSSPGESPPLPNPNPPSASLLKSPSMCKQSLPKTPKTRFASKPKPKPTPKPHVPVQSKGKESKCVFSPKDSVSFVDPSSIQYFVDATKASHYQSWFAVRDLWPEYSVVLEDFPDLVELLQSRHWVNTVSKLVSPHPILIREFYANLDRSVLDGQNDDCLTAFVRGSRVKFAPSTIARALKIPKGNHDIPVTKLTIFYRVLHRPALYNWFPNSHLSSVTLEIGKFLYVVGTGVSIDLATLIYDQIFYVASSTSTRNKLPYPILIQQIIKPAEPSLTTHDFQVANPILPKKFLEALNKKLYTEFKAFTTHYKKDQKRQMAFEASMYKLVQVVKTLVVQSEYGSQLSPLIDVSPPAFHRDSFGESSMAPESSILIQEEFTSPTQVPPVSSTVPPADTELDTSVSPTLPDALP; encoded by the exons AACGGAGGTGACTGCCCCATCTCCTGTGGTTGCATCTATGCCATCTGCAGTCGCCACATCGCCTGGTCGGGTTGTGTCCCCTGCTCTTGATCCTAGTTTGGCTATGGACATTGTTCCTATTCCACCTACTGTCCCGGAGTCGTCTCCATCTCCTCCGTCGTCGTCCCTTCCCGAGGTGGTGACTGCGTCTGTTCCTCCAGTCAGTCCCTCGGTCAATGTACTCCATGCCCGTCTGCCTTGTTCAGTTGGTAAGTCTTCTTCACCCGACTCTGTATCTTCTCCTAAACGTGTTACTCACTCCTCTGTCGTGTCTGTGTCTTCACCTGGTGAGTCCCCTCCATTGCCGAACCCAAACCCACCATCTGCGTCTCTTCTCAAGTCACCTTCTATGTGTAAGCAGTCCTTACCCAAAACTCCCAAGACTCGGTTTGCCtccaaacccaaacccaaacccacACCCAAACCCCATGTTCCTGTGCAGTCCAAAGGAAAAG AATCCAAGTGTGTCTTTAGCCCTAAGGATTCTGTGTCTTTCGTTGATCCATCATCTATCCAATACTTTGTTGATGCTACCAAGGCCTCGCATTATCAAAGCTGGTTTGCTGTGAGAGACTTGTGGCCTGAATATTCTGTTGTGTTGGAGGATTTTCCTGATTTAGTTGAACTTTTACAGTCTAGGCATTGGGTAAATACCGTGTCCAAATTGGTGTCTCCTCATCCCATTCTCATTAGGGAGTTTTATGCTAATTTAGATAGGTCTGTTTTAGATGGGCAAAATGACGATTGCCTTACTGCTTTTGTAAGGGGTAGTCGTGTAAAATTTGCTCCATCCACTATTGCTCGTGCTCTCAAGATTCCAAAA GGGAATCATGATATTCCTGTCACAAAGTTGACTATTTTCTATCGGGTTCTTCATCGTCCGGCCTTGTATAATTGGTTTCCCAATTCTCACCTCTCATCTGTTACACTTGAGATTGGGAAGTTTTTATATGTTGTGGGTACTGGCGTGTCTATTGATCTGGCTACTCTCATTTATGATCAAATTTTTTATGTCGCCTCCTCTACTAGTACTCGTAACAAGCTGCCTTATCCAATCCTAATTCAGCAGATTATTAAGCCTGCCGAACCGTCGTTGACCACTCACGACTTCCAGGTTGCGAATCCTATTTTGCCTAAAAAATTTCTGGAAGCTCTCAACAAGAAG TTATATACCGAGTTCAAGGCCTTCACTACACATTACAAGAAAGATCAGAAGCGGCAAATGGCCTTTGAAGCATCTATGTACAAGCTTGTTCAAGTTGTCAAGACCTTGGTTGTTCAGTCTGAGTATGGCTCTCAATTATCCCCTTTGATTGATGTTTCTCCACCAGCATTTCATCGGGACTCCTTTGGCGAATCCTCTATGGCTCCTGAGTCTTCTATTCTTATTCAGGAGGAGTTCACTAGTCCTACTCAGGTGCCTCCAGTCTCATCTACAGTGCCTCCTGCTGACACAGAGTTGGACACATCAGTTTCACCAACGCTTCCTGATGCCCTTCCTTAG